A genomic window from Anticarsia gemmatalis isolate Benzon Research Colony breed Stoneville strain chromosome 24, ilAntGemm2 primary, whole genome shotgun sequence includes:
- the LOC142983437 gene encoding uncharacterized protein LOC142983437 has translation MDKPEKKYKRVEELDQEAVATLLQRWELDEFVEFTREKEIDGTRLLDVSEGIVKLWRPRINAKKFITFIEDIKSNPNKYLDLKRTEPVETKAENEMTEEEITIEQNRIDIESQYQTVPIRRREEQTSAMSTVEEILRRIVPAKSFLYRHQQKERTPSYLPMDAGTPKKRKLFRLSSYEYPFLDLKARFSRQDSSNDRGYYAMKRNSRYCITRTYKKTECRTKYKSLPTPEEINERYPEDHFYEDLNYNEVEKAVEIPTTKVVNVKPCIVKIQELFQSFKVPFLKKQEMIEERKEVEKETEKEINLYENSESIANMYDSVHVVRPVSEHSDANKAKLPVEEYLEPVQLNKDYCDVNYKQKDESLLGYILSIFENRFGIRRETNDDHHSSDSESDHKVDNPPAEAAKWPEDRKHGRTNMADRPLPVPVENEPYYMNIDRGEAQNLLKGQPDGTFVLRPSSQPDHAYTLSVACANAVHNVGVRRRPDGRLALGFPRRGEHSFATVASLLRHHRKRRLLLVAGGDVIGATTLNETPQYYQSPCSIPVPVVKEPGAA, from the exons ATGGATAAACCAGAGAAGAAGTACAAAAGAGTGGAGGAGTTAGACCAGGAGGCAGTGGCGACGTTGTTACAGCGATGGGAGCTGGATGAGTTCGTGGAGTTCACCCGGGAGAAGGAGATTGATGGCACCAGGTTATTG GATGTAAGTGAAGGTATAGTCAAACTATGGCGTCCAAGAATCAACGCAAAGAAGTTCATCACATTCATAGAAGACATCAAAAGTAATCCCAACAAATATCTAGATCTAAAAAGAACTGAACCTGTTGAAACTAAAGCAGAAAATGAAATGACAGAAGAAGAAATAACAATAGAACAGAACAGAATAGACATAGAAAGTCAATATCAAACGGTACCTATAAGAAGGAGAGAAGAACAGACTTCAGCGATGAGTACTGTTGAAGAGATACTAAGAAGAATTGTTCCAGCAAAGAGTTTTCTGTACAGACACCAACAGAAGGAACGAACACCTTCTTACTTACCCATGGATGCAGGCACTCcgaagaaaagaaaattattcagACTAAGCTCTTATGAATACCCCTTTCTAGATCTAAAAGCAAGATTCTCAAGGCAAGACAGCTCAAATGATAGAGGGTATTACGCCATGAAGAGAAACAGCAGGTACTGTATAACTAGGACTTATAAAAAGACAGAATGTAGGACTAAGTATAAGTCCTTACCGACTCCAGAAGAAATCAATGAAAGGTATCCAGAAGACCATTTCTACgaagatttaaattataatgaggTTGAAAAGGCAGTAGAAATACCTACAACTAAAGTGGTTAATGTAAAGCCTTGTATAGTGAAGATTCAGGAACTGTTTCAGTCGTTCAAAGTGCCGTTCTTAAAGAAGCAGGAGATGATAGAAGAGAGGAAAGAGGTGGAGAAGGAGACTGAGAAAGAGATCAATTTGTATGAGAATAGTGAGAGTATTGCTAACATGTATGATTCGGTACATGTCGTGAGGCCAGTTAGTGAACATAGTGACGCGAATAAG GCGAAGCTCCCAGTGGAAGAGTACTTGGAACCAGTTCAGCTGAACAAGGACTACTGCGACGTGAACTATAAGCAGAAAGACGAGTCTCTCCTCGGTTACATATTGAGCATCTTTGAAAATAGATTCGGGATAAGACGAG AAACAAACGACGACCACCACTCATCAGATTCGGAATCAGACCATAAGGTCGACAATCCGCCAGCAGAAGCAGCCAAGTGGCCTGAAGATCGCAAGCATGGCCGCACCAATATGGCTGACAGACCGCTGCCAGTGCCAGTGGAAAATGAACCTTATTACATGAACATTGACAGAGGGGAGGCACAGAATCTGTTGAAGGGACAGCCTGATGGCACTTTTGTGTTGAGGCCTAGTAGTCAG CCCGACCACGCCTACACTCTCAGCGTAGCCTGCGCAAACGCAGTCCACAACGTCGGCGTGCGTCGTCGCCCTGACGGTCGGCTTGCACTCGGCTTCCCTCGGCGCGGCGAGCACAGTTTCGCGACAGTAGCCTCTCTACTTCGCCATCATAGAAAGAGACGGCTGCTCCTCGTAGCAGGGGGTGACGTCATCGGAGCTACGACGCTGAACGAAACGCCGCAGTACTATCAGAGTCCTTGTAGCATTCCTGTGCCGGTTGTTAAAGAACCCGGAGCCGCGTAG
- the LOC142983668 gene encoding uncharacterized protein LOC142983668: MSYPGPYGPPHTWPHPPPPHHPPPPFYPPPHHHPYHPPPPDGGATAAPPPYPYYVPGTMMVPVPIGVPPAPQPPTDQYGQPNNTYITNYIYHGETTVTDAVQVVESSGDFDWVPTTALMATTYTGRAVVGGHEGWDGSSLWVIRGWHNGDLIPGKMSVRHNAASITYDGKEIPLQNIEVLCAKPENLRWVPASNGSVPPGAIPGGRTANGETLYIGRARYQLSVTPGKVHPSHHSCYIAFGGTEVAHKMYDVLCRVS, encoded by the coding sequence ATGAGTTATCCGGGACCTTACGGACCGCCGCATACGTGGCCACACCCCCCACCACCTCACCACCCCCCTCCGCCCTTCTATCCGCCTCCTCATCATCACCCGTACCATCCACCTCCACCTGATGGAGGAGCTACTGCCGCGCCACCCCCTTACCCCTACTACGTCCCTGGTACCATGATGGTACCAGTTCCTATTGGAGTACCACCCGCGCCGCAGCCTCCAACCGACCAATATGGACAGCCAAACAACACGTACATCACAAACTACATCTACCACGGAGAGACCACAGTTACAGACGCCGTGCAGGTCGTGGAATCGTCTGGAGACTTCGACTGGGTACCAACTACTGCATTAATGGCTACGACGTATACTGGCAGAGCAGTGGTCGGCGGTCACGAAGGCTGGGACGGGAGTTCTTTATGGGTGATTCGCGGCTGGCATAATGGAGACCTGATACCTGGAAAAATGTCTGTACGACACAATGCGGCCTCAATAACATACGATGGCAAAGAAATCCCTCTGCAGAATATCGAAGTATTATGTGCTAAACCTGAGAATTTGCGATGGGTTCCTGCGTCAAATGGAAGTGTACCTCCTGGAGCTATTCCTGGTGGAAGAACTGCTAATGGAGAGACTCTATACATCGGTAGAGCACGGTACCAGCTGTCAGTGACCCCTGGGAAGGTGCATCCTAGTCATCACTCCTGCTACATCGCGTTCGGTGGAACTGAAGTGGCTCACAAAATGTACGACGTGCTGTGCAGAGTTAGTTGA